Genomic segment of Paenibacillus sp. FSL R5-0912:
GCTGGATACCGCAGCGACTTATTATAAGGATCATAGGCTGATGGATTTACGTGTTCAGTCCACTTATGGGCTGACAGAGAAGAGTATTGATAATCTTCGGGACATCCCCGGAGTGAAGAGTGTTCAGCCTGTGTACAGCTCGGATGTGTTTCTTGGTGAGAGCGGACTGATTGCTAAAGTGTATTCCTATGCTGACGATAATGAACTGAACGGGTACAAAATTATCTCCGGGCATCTGCCTGAGGCATCCGGGGAGATCGTACTTGACGCCTATCTGCTGCAGGAGGAGAAGTTCTCGCTGGGAGATTCAATTACCTTCAGCGGGGACGCCGTGGATGATCTGGCGGGGAATTTCCAGACCTTGAGCTATACCGTGGTCGGCTTCGCGCAGAGTCCGCAATATATTGAAACGTCGACCCGTGGAACGAGCCGGATCGGCAAAGGGACAGCCGATGCGTTTGCTGTCATCCGGGAGGATGACTTCAGCCTCCCGGTGTACACAGAGGCCTATCTCAGCTTCACGGATACGGCTGCAGAAACAGCTTATACGCCGGCTTATGATGCTCTCATCGAGCGGCATCTGCCGGAGACCGAGGAAGTACTGAAGGATTACCCGCAGCAGCGTCTGGAAGAGCTGAAAGCGGAAGCCGCAGAGCTACTGGCTGCGGGCCAGCAGCCTATGGACGCGGCGCAGCAGCAACAGCAAACGCAGCAACAGCAGGCGGAGGCATCGGCAGCGCAGAACCCGCTGGAGCTGCCGAAGGTGTATGTGACAGACCGGACGATCAACCCGGGTTACGCCGAATACAAGGATAATGCAGACCGGCTTTCGGCGATCGCCACGGCTTTTCCGGTGTTCTTTTTCCTGATTGCGGCACTCGTCAGCTTAACAACGATGACCCGTATGGTTGAGGAGCAGCGTCTGCAGATCGGTACCTTGAAGGCCCTGGGGTATGGTGCCATGGACATTATGACCAAATTTCTGGTCTATGGCACATTGGCCAGTCTAGCCGCGTCCATTGCGGGGCTTGCGATCGGCTTCACCTTATTTCCGGGCATTATTTATAATGCCTACAGCCAGCTCTATAACCTGCCGGGCGTGATCAAAAGCTTCTATCCCGCCTACGCTATTATTTCCATAATAGTAGCGCTGGTATGTACAGCCATGACGGCAATGATCGCTTCCCGGGTAGAGCTGCGCAGCAATGCGTCGGTGCTGATGCGGCCCAAAGCGCCCAAGAGCGGACAGCGTATTATGCTGGAGCGGTTCAGCTTTTTGTGGAAACGGCTTAGTTTTGTGCAGAAGGTGACGGCCCGCAATCTGTTCCGCTACAAGCAGCGGATGTTCATGACCGTAATCGGGGTGGCGGGCTGTACCGCGCTTATTCTGACCGGCTTTGGGCTGAAGGATTCCATTGGCAGCATAGCAGGCCGGCAGTTCGGCGGGATTATGAAATATAGCGCCCTGGTGGCGCTGCATGACAATGCAACAGCCGAAGATAAGGCGTCCTATGCAGAACTGATTAAACAGGAGTCCGCAATTACG
This window contains:
- a CDS encoding ABC transporter permease, with protein sequence MKKRALWKDVFREIRHTKARFLSIFAIIMLGVSFFAGIKSAGPDMLDTAATYYKDHRLMDLRVQSTYGLTEKSIDNLRDIPGVKSVQPVYSSDVFLGESGLIAKVYSYADDNELNGYKIISGHLPEASGEIVLDAYLLQEEKFSLGDSITFSGDAVDDLAGNFQTLSYTVVGFAQSPQYIETSTRGTSRIGKGTADAFAVIREDDFSLPVYTEAYLSFTDTAAETAYTPAYDALIERHLPETEEVLKDYPQQRLEELKAEAAELLAAGQQPMDAAQQQQQTQQQQAEASAAQNPLELPKVYVTDRTINPGYAEYKDNADRLSAIATAFPVFFFLIAALVSLTTMTRMVEEQRLQIGTLKALGYGAMDIMTKFLVYGTLASLAASIAGLAIGFTLFPGIIYNAYSQLYNLPGVIKSFYPAYAIISIIVALVCTAMTAMIASRVELRSNASVLMRPKAPKSGQRIMLERFSFLWKRLSFVQKVTARNLFRYKQRMFMTVIGVAGCTALILTGFGLKDSIGSIAGRQFGGIMKYSALVALHDNATAEDKASYAELIKQESAITGTLDVLQEAMTARAKGVNDQEVRIFVPASTDQLAPFVVLKDRITDEPKMLTDEGAIITEKLAKLYDLVPGDSLTVVDSNNEEFQVKVSAVTENYVLHYVYMTPAYYAKVFGGGPVYNTQLLNYSAQDKQWEDTFGEKLTASGQVALVSFSSGVGEAFDGTMKSMDVVIVVLIVSAAALAFVVLYNLTNINVSERVRELSTIKVLGFYDKEVTMYIYRENILLTLLGIIFGGALGILLHSFVLSTAELDATMFAPLIKWQSYLYAALLTVLFSGIVMAFMHLKLQRIHMIEALKSVE